Proteins from a single region of Sphingomonas sp.:
- a CDS encoding PilZ domain-containing protein, which translates to MGNLAFAEVRREGRDDVHYRARAFGPDAKQHTFLIVNISPHGLMARCDAGFQVGDRVRIQLPVAGVAIAEIRWSLGGRLGAQFETAIDLASYYELITTMMRAK; encoded by the coding sequence ATGGGCAATCTGGCTTTTGCCGAAGTGCGCCGTGAAGGCCGTGACGACGTGCATTACCGCGCCCGCGCTTTCGGGCCTGACGCGAAGCAGCACACCTTCCTGATCGTCAATATCTCGCCACACGGGCTGATGGCTCGCTGCGATGCCGGCTTCCAGGTCGGCGATCGCGTCCGCATCCAGCTTCCCGTCGCGGGCGTGGCCATCGCGGAGATTCGCTGGTCGCTGGGCGGTCGCCTGGGCGCCCAGTTCGAAACCGCGATCGACCTTGCCAGCTATTACGAGCTCATCACCACGATGATGCGCGCAAAGTGA